One window of Anaerolineales bacterium genomic DNA carries:
- a CDS encoding metallophosphoesterase family protein: MRILVLSDVHGNCLALETVLADAKRKDFDHIVCNGDMVQGGAQPHETVQLLRELKCPIVMGNSDAWLLTGVETDAHLISEERRKKLNIVREWSLSKLSKEDYAFIDAFQPTVTADLENGKSLLAFHGSPASFDQILLPSTPEDEFQETLKPHADHILTGGHVHLQYTRRLRDSRNFYFNPGSVGVAYNHEQISEQKLLDPWAEYAILTFEKSITQLEFIRVNLDMEKMADIYQMSDRPFANEAMGQYTS; encoded by the coding sequence ATGAGAATCCTTGTCTTATCCGATGTTCATGGAAACTGCCTGGCGCTCGAAACCGTATTGGCGGATGCAAAAAGGAAAGACTTTGATCATATCGTCTGCAATGGCGATATGGTTCAAGGCGGAGCGCAGCCACATGAAACCGTCCAACTTTTGCGCGAACTGAAATGCCCCATCGTGATGGGGAATTCTGATGCATGGCTGCTGACCGGGGTCGAGACAGATGCGCATTTGATCTCAGAAGAACGCCGGAAGAAATTGAACATCGTCCGCGAGTGGTCGTTGAGCAAACTGAGCAAGGAGGACTATGCATTCATCGACGCATTTCAACCAACGGTCACTGCCGATTTGGAAAACGGCAAGAGCCTGCTCGCTTTCCACGGCTCACCTGCATCGTTCGACCAGATCCTCCTGCCATCCACTCCTGAGGATGAGTTCCAGGAAACTCTCAAACCGCACGCTGACCATATTCTCACCGGCGGACATGTCCATCTCCAATATACCCGCCGCCTGCGGGACAGCCGGAACTTTTACTTCAACCCGGGCAGTGTCGGCGTGGCATACAATCACGAACAGATCAGTGAGCAAAAATTGCTCGATCCCTGGGCAGAATATGCCATTCTTACCTTTGAAAAATCGATTACCCAGCTTGAGTTCATCCGGGTCAATTTGGATATGGAAAAGATGGCTGACATTTACCAAATGAGTGACAGACCGTTCGCAAATGAAGCGATGGGGCAATACACATCTTAA
- a CDS encoding HAD family hydrolase, protein MALVIFDFDGVLADTLDDLIRFGQEACNQLGVNHFVTKDDLSHLEVMSFDTFGRACDVPEHLLDEFVKISLNLFAEIESPPAIFDGLNDVIRHLSTSHKLAIVTTNTAQNVRAFLTHHGLDSLVHAVYGVDTPGSKAQKISLARKRFMEESVFMIGDSLSDVRAAKEVGVVSVAVTWGHQSLEMLQMGEPDYVVNLPHELIQTIELFNNISNE, encoded by the coding sequence ATGGCGCTTGTTATTTTTGATTTTGACGGTGTTCTTGCGGACACACTTGACGACCTGATACGATTCGGGCAGGAGGCTTGCAATCAATTGGGTGTAAATCATTTTGTCACCAAAGATGACCTGAGCCATCTCGAAGTGATGTCATTTGATACCTTCGGACGGGCTTGTGATGTACCTGAGCATCTTCTGGACGAATTCGTTAAAATCAGCCTGAACCTGTTCGCAGAAATAGAATCTCCGCCCGCTATCTTTGACGGATTGAATGATGTAATCCGTCATCTTTCAACCAGCCATAAACTCGCCATCGTGACGACAAATACAGCACAGAACGTCCGCGCCTTTCTCACCCACCACGGATTGGACAGTCTCGTCCATGCCGTTTACGGTGTGGACACGCCCGGCTCGAAGGCGCAGAAAATATCACTGGCGCGGAAGCGGTTTATGGAGGAATCCGTTTTCATGATCGGCGACTCGCTGAGCGACGTCCGCGCCGCGAAAGAAGTGGGAGTAGTCAGCGTTGCCGTCACTTGGGGACATCAGAGTTTGGAGATGTTACAAATGGGAGAGCCGGATTATGTGGTGAATCTTCCGCATGAGTTAATTCAAACAATTGAACTATTCAACAACATTAGTAATGAATAA
- a CDS encoding hydroxymethylglutaryl-CoA synthase, producing the protein MTTPQPSPTLLKPVKPVGIVGYGAYVPRYRLPAKEVARVWTGKTGGLPIKEKAVPGLDEDVITMSIEAARNAMMRAQIDPTELRAVWVGSESHPYAVKPTSTLVAEAIGAVPNTQAADWEFACKAGTEALVAAMGLVGSGMGHYAMAIGMDTAQGKPGDALEYTAGAGGGAYIVGPAEESLAVINASYSYVTDTPDFWRREYQKYPEHGMRFTGEPAYFKHITEAATHLMEAAGTTAKHYKWAVFHQPNTKFPQRVAGQLGFSMDQIEPGLLVPIIGNTYAGAAMIGLTATLDIAQPGERILVVSFGSGAGSDAFDITVTDKVSARQNLATKTQEYIKRRTEIDYATYVRFRGKLAMK; encoded by the coding sequence ATGACAACTCCTCAACCTTCCCCTACTTTACTTAAACCCGTCAAGCCGGTTGGCATTGTCGGTTATGGCGCGTATGTGCCGCGTTACCGTCTGCCCGCAAAAGAAGTCGCCCGCGTATGGACGGGCAAGACGGGCGGACTCCCCATCAAGGAGAAAGCCGTCCCCGGGCTGGATGAAGACGTGATCACGATGTCTATTGAGGCGGCGCGGAATGCAATGATGCGCGCTCAAATCGACCCGACCGAACTTCGTGCCGTGTGGGTCGGCTCGGAGTCGCATCCGTATGCGGTCAAGCCAACCTCCACGCTCGTGGCTGAAGCCATTGGAGCCGTCCCGAACACCCAAGCCGCAGACTGGGAATTCGCCTGCAAGGCTGGCACAGAGGCGCTCGTCGCTGCGATGGGTTTGGTCGGCTCGGGCATGGGTCACTACGCCATGGCAATCGGCATGGATACGGCGCAAGGCAAACCCGGCGACGCGCTCGAATATACCGCTGGCGCGGGCGGTGGCGCGTATATTGTCGGTCCCGCCGAAGAGTCGCTGGCGGTCATCAATGCTTCGTATTCCTACGTCACCGATACGCCCGACTTCTGGCGGCGCGAATATCAGAAATATCCAGAACACGGCATGCGCTTCACCGGCGAACCCGCCTACTTCAAGCACATCACCGAAGCCGCAACGCATCTCATGGAAGCGGCTGGCACCACCGCCAAACATTACAAGTGGGCGGTCTTCCACCAGCCGAATACAAAGTTTCCGCAGCGTGTTGCGGGTCAACTCGGTTTCTCGATGGATCAGATCGAACCCGGTCTGCTCGTGCCGATCATTGGAAACACATACGCAGGCGCAGCAATGATCGGTTTGACTGCGACTCTCGACATCGCCCAGCCCGGTGAGCGGATTCTTGTCGTCTCTTTCGGCTCCGGAGCCGGGTCCGACGCCTTCGACATTACCGTCACTGATAAAGTCTCTGCCAGACAAAACCTCGCCACGAAGACTCAGGAATATATCAAGCGTCGCACGGAGATCGATTATGCAACGTATGTGCGCTTCCGCGGTAAATTGGCGATGAAGTAG
- a CDS encoding thiolase domain-containing protein (Catalyzes the synthesis of acetoacetyl coenzyme A from two molecules of acetyl coenzyme A. It can also act as a thiolase, catalyzing the reverse reaction and generating two-carbon units from the four-carbon product of fatty acid oxidation), translating to MTDVVIAGIGQTEVGEHWDIGLRDLAYAAIHDAIQDAGGLKPQSLFVGNMLAPNLSRQAHVAVLVADFAGLNGIEAVTVEAAGASGGAALRQGYLAVASGFVDVALVVGVEKFTDKVGAGVDEALATTGDADFEAVQGVTPAAQAALLMKRYMHEYEVPAGGFAGFALTAHANGVANKNAMFRKAIKAEVYAKAEMVSDPLNMFDMAPNADGAAAVLLTRRELLPSNYKNPLVKVAGSGASSDTLALHDRKDMLFFDTAQISAGKAMKQVGLTLDGIDFFEYHDMFSIFAALQLEAVGFAIKGSGWKLAADGSIGLKGSIPCATMGGMKARGFTGGAAGVYQAVEATIQLRGQAEANQVRDARFGLIQSLGGPASTSVSHILQRLDQN from the coding sequence ATGACAGACGTCGTTATTGCAGGAATAGGACAAACCGAAGTCGGCGAGCATTGGGATATTGGTCTGCGCGACCTCGCCTACGCCGCCATCCATGACGCCATTCAAGATGCGGGCGGACTCAAGCCTCAGTCGCTGTTCGTGGGCAATATGCTCGCGCCGAACCTTTCTCGGCAGGCGCACGTCGCTGTGCTGGTTGCGGATTTTGCCGGGCTGAACGGCATCGAAGCTGTGACCGTCGAAGCGGCGGGCGCTTCGGGCGGAGCGGCACTGCGTCAGGGCTATCTCGCCGTCGCAAGCGGTTTCGTGGATGTCGCTCTGGTTGTGGGTGTAGAGAAATTTACAGACAAGGTCGGCGCGGGCGTGGATGAAGCCCTCGCCACCACCGGCGATGCGGATTTCGAAGCCGTGCAGGGCGTGACTCCTGCCGCACAAGCCGCACTCTTGATGAAGCGTTATATGCACGAATATGAGGTCCCAGCCGGTGGATTTGCAGGATTCGCACTCACCGCACATGCCAATGGCGTCGCGAATAAAAATGCCATGTTTCGCAAAGCCATCAAAGCGGAAGTCTACGCCAAAGCGGAGATGGTCAGCGACCCGCTTAACATGTTCGACATGGCGCCCAATGCGGATGGCGCGGCGGCTGTTCTGCTCACCCGGCGGGAGTTGCTGCCGTCGAATTACAAAAATCCGTTAGTGAAAGTGGCTGGCTCAGGAGCATCTTCGGATACGCTGGCATTGCACGACCGAAAAGATATGTTGTTCTTTGATACGGCGCAAATCTCGGCGGGCAAAGCCATGAAGCAGGTCGGGTTGACTCTCGACGGCATTGACTTCTTCGAGTATCACGACATGTTCAGCATTTTTGCCGCCCTGCAATTGGAAGCGGTCGGGTTTGCGATCAAGGGGAGCGGCTGGAAACTCGCCGCGGACGGGTCGATCGGTCTTAAAGGCAGCATCCCCTGCGCGACGATGGGCGGAATGAAGGCGCGCGGATTCACAGGTGGAGCCGCGGGCGTGTATCAAGCTGTGGAAGCAACGATCCAGTTACGAGGTCAGGCTGAGGCGAATCAAGTCAGGGATGCGCGCTTCGGGTTGATCCAATCCCTGGGCGGACCCGCATCCACATCCGTGAGTCACATCCTGCAACGGCTGGATCAAAATTAA